The sequence GTCAGGGTGCAGATACAGACCTTCCACCGGCCCGCCGGAGTCCAGGGTGACCGTCAGATACAGCTTTGCGTTCCGTTGGTGTCCCTCAAGGGCGAGTCCTACCGCATGCGGGGCCGCGAACTCGGTCGCGTCCCACCACCGACAACGACTGAGCACGAGCACGACGACGCGAGGGTCAGAACTCAACCGCCCAAACTGGGTCACGGTTCAGCCGCCGCCGACAGCCACCGGCCTTCCACTCCGGGGCAACCGACAGCTCGTCCTGGTAGTAGGCCCGGGACTCGCCGATGCAGGCCGCGCCGGGGGCCCTGGCCGCTCGGGCAGGCCTGCGGAAGCTGGCCGGGGACCGGGAAGGCGCCGAAGAACTCGCGTGGCGGCCCGCCGCCGGGCACTCTCGCGTCCCGACCGAACTGGCGCAGATCCGGGGCGAGTCGGAGAAGGGCCCGGGACACTCGCCCTGCAGGCCGCCGATGCCGGATAACCAGCCCGCAAAACTTCGCGGCCTTGCCCGTGAAGCGCCCACGGCGGCGACTCCCGCCCGCTGACCTGGCCGAGCAGTGCGATGCCGAATGCGTTGTCGTGGGCGCTGGTGGCCAGCACGGTCACGGCGATGACCAGGCCGAGGACATCGACCGCCAGCCCGCGCTTACGGCCAGGTACCTTCCCGGTCGTGGCAGCGGGCACGTTCACCGCGGTGTGAACGCTCTGGGTGTCGATCACGACCAGGCTCGGAGCCTCCGACTGCCCGGTCTTCTCGCGGGCCTGCCAGCGGAGCAGGTCGTTGATCTTCACGTCGTCCCGCCGTCGGAACCGGTCCGCCGCCGGCCAGTCACCCGCCGCAACCACCAGGAGCAGACCTCACACGCAGAGCACGAGGTCGTGCCCGCGCCAGTTCCCAGCCCTTCACCGGTCGGACCGCCGATAGGCTGACATGCATGGACTACAAGCGGATGCGCGCCATCGCCGACGAGCTGGCCAAGGTCATGCCCAACGAGGCCAAGAGCCTGGAAATCGGCGCGGATCAGATCGTGATGATGATGTCCCCATCCAGGGCGCACGATCTCCTTGCGTTCAAGATCCGCCACCAGCTCGAGCAGCAGATCCCCCCAACGCTCGCCGCCCTCACGTCCGGCGACGTCGAGGAC comes from Streptomyces sp. TLI_235 and encodes:
- a CDS encoding hypothetical protein (partial gene) yields the protein VRVQIQTFHRPAGVQGDRQIQLCVPLVSLKGESYRMRGRELGRVPPPTTTEHEHDDARVRTQPPKLGHGSAAADSHRPSTPGQPTARPGSRPGTRRCRPRRGPWPLGQACGSWPGTGKAPKNSRGGPPPGTLASRPNWRRSGASRRRARDTRPAGRRCRITSPQNFAALPVKRPRRRLPPADLAEQCDAECVVVGAGGQHGHGDDQAEDIDRQPALTARYLPGRGSGHVHRGVNALGVDHDQARSLRLPGLLAGLPAEQVVDLHVVPPSEPVRRRPVTRRNHQEQTSHAEHEVVPAPVPSPSPVGPPIG